From the genome of Thermoflexus hugenholtzii, one region includes:
- a CDS encoding Lrp/AsnC family transcriptional regulator, with protein sequence MVQAYVFIQAAMGKPSAVAEALRGLPEVKSAVVVTGPYDVIALIEAPDLQALGRVITEKIQTIEGVERTLTSLVTGI encoded by the coding sequence ATGGTCCAGGCCTATGTGTTCATCCAGGCGGCGATGGGCAAGCCCAGCGCGGTGGCGGAGGCCCTGCGCGGGCTTCCCGAGGTGAAATCCGCGGTGGTGGTCACCGGACCTTACGACGTGATCGCCCTGATCGAGGCGCCCGACCTGCAGGCCTTAGGCCGGGTGATCACCGAGAAGATCCAGACCATCGAGGGGGTGGAGCGCACGCTGACCTCGCTGGTCACGGGGATCTGA
- the yvcK gene encoding gluconeogenesis factor YvcK family protein, translating into MTLRRWTGPGWERVVRSLRYWLLPGMGVKRWLVLLLVGITELALALAYVLVTIYREQPLPPVFYYITLQFIPRLGRAALFGLLGFVTTGFALLRLNRTLLSPFLQPGRDVAEILHRHRQRERGPRIVVIGGGTGQSTLLRGLKGVSARLTAVVTVADDGGSSGRLRREMGLLPPGDFRNCLAALAEAEPLMTALFQYRFGRGTGLNGHAFGNLFIAAMAEITGSFERAVAESSRVLAVRGQVLPCTVEHVILAAEIRDAEGRIHRVDGESAIPEVRGRIERVWLIPEHARAYPETIRAILEADLIVLGPGSLYTSVLPNLLVEGIVPAIRASRALKVYVCNVATQIGETDGYTVADHVRAIERHVGVGLFDLVLVNSRVDVPWEEIPEEVGELVRWDGQPIPPYTVVAMDVIDERMPWRHDPEKLARALMTLFERSRR; encoded by the coding sequence ATGACCCTGAGACGATGGACCGGTCCGGGATGGGAGAGGGTTGTTCGCTCCCTCCGTTACTGGCTGCTTCCCGGGATGGGGGTCAAGCGGTGGCTGGTCCTGCTGCTGGTGGGGATCACGGAGCTGGCGCTGGCCTTGGCCTATGTGCTGGTCACCATCTACCGGGAGCAGCCCCTTCCGCCGGTCTTCTATTACATCACCCTGCAGTTCATCCCCCGGCTGGGCCGGGCGGCGCTCTTCGGGCTGCTGGGCTTCGTCACCACCGGTTTCGCCCTGCTCCGGTTGAACCGCACGCTGCTTTCCCCTTTCCTCCAGCCGGGGCGGGATGTGGCGGAGATCCTCCATCGTCACCGGCAGCGGGAGCGGGGCCCGCGCATTGTGGTCATCGGCGGAGGGACGGGTCAATCCACTCTGCTCCGCGGTTTAAAGGGGGTGAGCGCGCGGCTGACCGCGGTGGTCACCGTGGCGGACGATGGGGGCAGTTCCGGCCGGCTGCGTCGGGAGATGGGCCTGTTGCCGCCTGGGGACTTCCGGAACTGCCTGGCTGCCCTGGCGGAGGCCGAGCCGCTGATGACCGCCCTCTTCCAATACCGGTTCGGACGAGGGACCGGCCTCAACGGCCACGCCTTCGGGAACCTTTTCATCGCCGCCATGGCGGAGATCACCGGCAGCTTCGAACGGGCGGTCGCCGAATCCAGCCGCGTCCTGGCTGTCCGCGGACAGGTGTTGCCGTGCACCGTGGAGCACGTCATCCTGGCCGCGGAGATCCGGGATGCGGAAGGCCGCATCCATCGCGTGGATGGGGAGTCGGCGATCCCCGAGGTCCGGGGCCGCATCGAACGGGTGTGGCTGATCCCGGAGCACGCCCGGGCGTATCCGGAGACCATCCGGGCCATCCTGGAGGCGGACCTCATCGTCCTGGGGCCGGGGAGCCTCTACACCAGCGTGCTGCCCAACTTGCTGGTGGAGGGCATCGTCCCGGCCATCCGGGCCAGCCGGGCCCTTAAGGTCTACGTGTGCAATGTGGCCACTCAAATCGGGGAGACGGACGGCTATACCGTGGCGGATCACGTCCGGGCCATCGAGCGGCATGTGGGGGTGGGGCTTTTTGATCTGGTCCTGGTGAACAGCCGGGTGGACGTGCCATGGGAAGAGATCCCTGAGGAGGTGGGCGAGCTGGTGCGCTGGGATGGGCAGCCGATCCCGCCCTACACGGTGGTGGCGATGGATGTGATCGATGAGCGGATGCCCTGGCGCCATGATCCGGAGAAGCTGGCCCGGGCGCTGATGACCCTTTTCGAGCGCAGCCGCCGTTGA
- the dnaN gene encoding DNA polymerase III subunit beta has translation MNVTIAQSAFERALSVAGRAVPSRATLPTLTHVLLQAEPGRLKVAGTDLNLAIITWEEALVSEPGGITVPAKPLTEFIGALPDEPIHLQVDRETWTLQIVCGAYETAMKGLDPEEYPILPELEGDGFALDPEDFRLAIDQVTFAAATDETRPILTGVLIRREEGRPVGQPAGVATFLTMAAADGYRLSVKTLPALRAPEGAFSVIVPASALEEVGRLLKGETEPVSMMALRGRNQVGFRLRRAAVLSQLIEGQFPDFQAIIPKRWETRMEAPRDALLKACKALSVFARETSNAVRLVLTPGEEGRPGQVLLQSRSPEKGETKVAIDALVEGNRLEIAFNVRFLMDVLEAIEDDRVAFEMTTPQSPVKVLPVSDPSFVHVVMPMFL, from the coding sequence ATGAACGTGACCATCGCCCAGTCAGCGTTCGAGCGTGCCCTGTCGGTGGCGGGCCGGGCGGTTCCCTCCCGGGCCACTTTGCCAACCCTCACGCACGTGCTGTTGCAGGCCGAGCCCGGGCGGTTGAAAGTCGCCGGCACGGATCTCAATCTGGCTATCATTACATGGGAAGAGGCGCTCGTCTCCGAGCCCGGCGGCATCACGGTCCCGGCGAAGCCCCTCACGGAGTTCATCGGAGCTCTTCCGGATGAGCCGATCCATCTCCAGGTGGACCGGGAGACATGGACCCTCCAAATCGTGTGCGGAGCCTATGAGACGGCGATGAAGGGGCTGGATCCGGAGGAGTATCCGATCCTCCCGGAGCTGGAGGGAGACGGCTTCGCCCTGGACCCGGAGGATTTCCGACTGGCGATCGATCAGGTGACCTTCGCCGCGGCGACGGACGAGACCCGACCGATCCTGACCGGGGTTCTGATCCGCCGGGAGGAAGGGCGACCGGTCGGGCAGCCCGCGGGGGTGGCGACCTTCCTCACCATGGCGGCTGCCGATGGCTACCGGCTCTCCGTCAAGACCCTCCCGGCCCTGCGGGCGCCTGAGGGCGCCTTCTCGGTGATCGTCCCGGCCAGCGCCCTCGAGGAGGTAGGCCGGCTGCTGAAGGGAGAGACCGAGCCGGTGTCCATGATGGCGCTGCGGGGGCGCAATCAGGTGGGCTTCCGGCTCCGCCGGGCGGCGGTGCTCTCCCAGCTCATCGAAGGCCAGTTCCCGGACTTCCAGGCCATCATTCCGAAGCGCTGGGAGACCCGGATGGAGGCCCCCCGGGATGCGTTGCTGAAAGCGTGCAAGGCCCTCAGCGTGTTCGCCCGGGAGACCTCGAACGCGGTCCGGCTGGTCCTCACGCCGGGGGAGGAGGGACGCCCGGGGCAGGTCCTGTTGCAATCCCGCTCCCCTGAGAAAGGGGAGACCAAGGTGGCCATCGACGCTTTGGTGGAGGGCAACCGGCTGGAGATCGCCTTCAACGTCCGCTTCCTGATGGATGTGCTGGAGGCCATCGAGGACGACCGGGTGGCCTTCGAGATGACCACTCCGCAATCGCCGGTGAAGGTGCTCCCGGTCAGCGATCCTTCCTTCGTTCACGTGGTGATGCCGATGTTCCTGTGA
- a CDS encoding single-stranded DNA-binding protein, whose amino-acid sequence MYHKLIIAGHLGTDPEMRYTPEGTPVTSFRMASNIRYRDASGEQREETIWFRVSVFGRQAEIANQYLQKGRPVLVEGRLRPDPQTGNPRIFRRSDGTAGAVYEVRADRIVFIGPRPAEAPPAVEAEEPVLEEPGSIEEEEIPF is encoded by the coding sequence ATGTATCACAAGCTGATCATCGCCGGGCATCTGGGAACGGACCCCGAGATGCGCTACACGCCGGAGGGAACGCCCGTGACCTCGTTCCGGATGGCCAGCAACATCCGCTATCGGGACGCCAGCGGGGAGCAGCGGGAGGAGACAATCTGGTTCCGGGTGTCGGTCTTCGGGCGGCAGGCGGAGATCGCCAATCAATACCTGCAGAAGGGACGCCCGGTGCTGGTGGAGGGCCGCCTGCGGCCGGACCCACAGACCGGGAACCCGCGGATCTTCCGGCGCTCCGACGGGACGGCAGGGGCGGTCTACGAGGTGCGGGCGGACCGCATCGTGTTCATCGGGCCGCGGCCGGCGGAAGCGCCGCCGGCGGTGGAGGCTGAGGAGCCGGTCCTGGAGGAGCCCGGCTCGATTGAAGAGGAGGAGATCCCGTTCTAA
- a CDS encoding VWA domain-containing protein: MDERILQFIRALRATGVRVSVAESADALRAVEQVGVMDRETFKAALRTALVKEARAIPIFEELFPLFFGLGEPPMMPATGGLSPRDQRLLQQALQALARLFGPQMAELLRRLLEGQPFTPEELQALARYAGSRHIREWADRQALARWMQRGAGLDERLEEMLRALLRMLAEAGMDANTLRQLEERMRANRAALVRQIQQAAGMSALERLAERPPEPSEAELLERPFHALTPTDLHRMRQMVARLAARLRTRAALRMKRGDGRRLDAKATLRANLRHAGVPFDLRFRRRHLKPRLVVLCDLSTSVRHCSEFFLHLIYLLQDQISRTRSFVFIDDLREITPIFAEERPEEAVRRVLRENPPGYYNTDLGTSLATFCRSHLDALDRKTTVIIVGDGRNNYNDPRLDCFEVIRRRAKRILWFNPEPRALWGTGDSDMLLYAPLCAAVHQVQNLAELTEAIDHLFERGGA, translated from the coding sequence GTGGATGAGCGCATCCTTCAGTTCATCCGCGCCCTTCGCGCCACCGGCGTTCGGGTCTCGGTCGCGGAGTCGGCCGACGCGCTGCGGGCGGTGGAGCAGGTGGGGGTGATGGATCGGGAGACCTTTAAAGCTGCCCTTCGCACGGCCCTGGTGAAGGAGGCCCGGGCGATCCCCATCTTCGAGGAGCTCTTCCCCCTGTTCTTCGGGCTGGGCGAGCCCCCCATGATGCCCGCGACGGGCGGTCTCTCCCCCCGGGATCAGCGGCTGCTGCAACAGGCGCTGCAGGCCCTGGCCCGTTTGTTCGGGCCCCAGATGGCGGAGCTGCTGCGCCGGCTGCTGGAAGGTCAGCCCTTCACGCCGGAGGAGCTCCAGGCCCTGGCCCGCTATGCCGGAAGCCGTCACATCCGGGAGTGGGCGGACCGCCAGGCCCTCGCCCGCTGGATGCAGCGAGGGGCGGGGCTGGACGAACGGCTGGAGGAAATGCTGCGGGCCCTCCTGCGGATGCTGGCGGAAGCCGGGATGGATGCGAACACGCTCCGGCAGCTGGAGGAACGGATGCGGGCCAACCGGGCCGCCCTGGTCCGCCAGATCCAGCAGGCGGCGGGGATGTCTGCCCTGGAACGCCTGGCCGAGCGCCCCCCGGAGCCCAGCGAGGCGGAGCTCCTGGAGCGCCCGTTCCACGCCCTGACCCCCACCGATCTCCACCGCATGCGCCAGATGGTCGCCCGCCTGGCCGCCCGTCTGCGCACCCGGGCCGCCCTGCGTATGAAGCGAGGGGATGGCCGCCGGCTGGACGCCAAGGCCACGCTGCGGGCTAACCTGCGCCACGCCGGCGTCCCCTTCGACCTGCGCTTCCGCCGGCGCCACCTCAAGCCCCGACTGGTGGTGCTATGCGACCTCAGCACCTCCGTGCGGCACTGTTCCGAGTTCTTCCTCCATTTGATCTATCTGCTTCAGGATCAGATCAGCCGCACGCGCAGCTTTGTGTTTATCGATGACCTGCGTGAGATCACGCCCATTTTCGCCGAGGAGCGGCCGGAGGAGGCCGTGCGCCGGGTGCTCCGGGAGAACCCGCCGGGGTATTACAACACGGACCTGGGGACCAGCCTGGCCACCTTCTGCCGCAGCCACCTGGACGCCCTGGACCGGAAGACCACGGTGATCATCGTGGGAGACGGGCGGAACAATTACAACGATCCCCGCCTGGATTGCTTCGAGGTCATCCGTCGTCGAGCGAAACGCATCCTCTGGTTCAATCCAGAGCCCCGAGCGCTCTGGGGCACCGGCGACAGCGACATGCTCCTCTACGCCCCGCTCTGCGCGGCGGTCCACCAGGTCCAGAACCTGGCGGAGCTGACGGAAGCCATCGACCACCTGTTCGAGCGGGGCGGCGCGTAG
- a CDS encoding site-2 protease family protein yields the protein METVWYETEWTPSTLDRLAAALRGLFVITETRVLYPPDQVIAFEGYLQTDAEAAFEVLRDRFEALGYTPILRRHGSTDQIIAQAGVFRPSRARPWINLLLFLATVATTIWAGALYGSEGGLNLSQGVTFAGALLLILGIHEMGHYVAARLHRSEVTLPYFIPVPPWIGTLGTFGAFIQIRSPIRNRKALFDIGVAGPLAGLAVALPILIYGLYTSPVVPLRGVVALEGNSLLYWGLKVLIFGRPLPSDGYDVQLNVLAWAGWIGLLVTAFNLLPLGQLDGGHIMYAMLGRAAWRISEIGVFALLLLGLRWPGWFLWAFMPMLTGLRHPPPLNDITPLNPMRQAIGWLTWILFLLIFVPVPFSLVEF from the coding sequence ATGGAAACCGTATGGTATGAGACGGAATGGACCCCCTCCACGCTGGACCGGCTGGCGGCGGCGTTGCGGGGGCTTTTCGTGATCACGGAGACCCGGGTGCTGTATCCCCCGGATCAGGTGATCGCTTTCGAGGGTTATCTGCAGACCGACGCCGAGGCGGCTTTTGAGGTCCTGCGCGATCGCTTCGAGGCCCTGGGTTATACCCCGATCCTGCGTCGTCATGGGAGCACCGATCAGATCATCGCCCAGGCGGGGGTGTTCCGGCCCTCTCGGGCTCGTCCCTGGATCAACCTGCTTCTCTTCCTGGCCACGGTGGCGACCACCATCTGGGCCGGGGCGCTTTACGGGAGCGAGGGTGGCCTCAACCTCTCCCAGGGGGTCACTTTCGCCGGGGCGCTCCTGCTGATCCTGGGGATCCACGAGATGGGGCATTACGTCGCCGCGCGGCTACACCGCAGCGAAGTCACCCTGCCGTATTTCATCCCTGTCCCTCCGTGGATCGGGACCCTGGGGACCTTCGGGGCGTTCATCCAGATCCGCTCGCCCATCCGCAACCGCAAGGCCCTCTTCGACATCGGGGTGGCCGGCCCTCTGGCCGGGCTGGCCGTCGCCCTCCCGATCCTGATCTACGGCCTCTACACCTCTCCGGTGGTCCCCCTGCGGGGTGTGGTGGCCCTGGAGGGCAACTCCCTCCTTTACTGGGGGCTGAAGGTGTTGATCTTCGGACGACCTCTTCCGAGCGATGGCTATGATGTGCAGCTGAACGTCCTGGCGTGGGCGGGATGGATTGGGCTGCTGGTGACGGCCTTCAACCTGTTGCCCCTGGGCCAGCTGGACGGCGGACACATCATGTATGCGATGCTGGGCCGCGCCGCGTGGCGGATCTCGGAGATCGGCGTGTTCGCCCTTTTGCTGCTGGGCCTGCGCTGGCCGGGATGGTTCCTCTGGGCCTTCATGCCGATGCTGACCGGCCTGCGCCATCCGCCGCCGCTGAACGACATCACACCCCTGAACCCGATGCGCCAGGCCATCGGCTGGCTCACCTGGATCCTGTTCCTGCTGATCTTCGTCCCCGTTCCCTTCTCGCTGGTGGAGTTTTGA
- a CDS encoding GNAT family N-acetyltransferase, translating into MKVTIRRARPADVDEICELVRRATRGRLAPSRDEVFDRMAERGMLLAFSPARELVGLISWRVENLVARILDFLVHPLDLRPTVGRQLVEAVEEEARRLECEACVLYVSPEMSSEALAFYIGLGYTRWPEESLSEPWREAAHEFDAFGRVALIKQIRAERVTQPI; encoded by the coding sequence ATGAAGGTCACGATCCGTCGGGCTCGGCCGGCGGATGTGGACGAGATCTGCGAGCTGGTCCGCCGGGCCACCCGGGGGCGCTTGGCGCCCTCCCGGGACGAGGTGTTCGACCGGATGGCGGAGCGGGGGATGTTGCTGGCCTTCAGCCCGGCGCGCGAGCTGGTCGGGCTGATCAGCTGGCGGGTGGAGAACCTGGTGGCCCGTATCCTGGACTTCCTGGTCCATCCCCTCGACCTGCGGCCCACGGTGGGGCGCCAGCTGGTGGAGGCCGTCGAGGAGGAAGCCCGCCGTCTGGAATGCGAGGCCTGCGTCCTCTATGTCTCCCCCGAGATGTCCTCCGAGGCCCTTGCCTTTTACATCGGGCTGGGGTATACCCGCTGGCCGGAGGAGAGCCTGTCGGAGCCGTGGCGCGAGGCGGCGCACGAATTCGACGCCTTCGGGCGCGTGGCCCTCATCAAGCAGATCCGCGCCGAACGGGTGACCCAACCCATCTGA
- the pbpC gene encoding penicillin-binding protein 1C, whose amino-acid sequence MGAHQERRRRRRALLFLVLGFAGIGGLLRLWIGPLPDPEGLLGRAPAPGVRILDRHGRLLYEIAPPHQGRHTWVPLSRIPRACVQATLATEDARFYEHPGVDPIAILRALWMNLRGEGSPSGASTIPQQIARALLLEPDERTARTLRRKVREALLALELSRRYGKDELLEIYLNTVFYGHFAYGLEAAARTYFGKHAGELDTAECALLAGLPQAPSRYDPLTRPEAAEERRQQVLRLMVRHGFLSPEEAAIAAAERLRFASVPFPIHAPHFVMAIREALVAQFGEEAMFQEGLVVTTTLDLAWNEAITGILRHHLAEINRPRPDRPGAGARNGAVVVLDPQTGEVLAWVGSPDYFDATISGAVDGVRIPRQPGSALKPFTYALAFDPRSGPLLTPASLLWDLPQTFITAEGEGYQPINYDRRYHGPVSARVALASSLNVPAVAVLEQVGVPRLLDLLDRLGVQLPGPPTRYGLSLTLGGGEVRLLDLTAAYAALASGGRRVTPILIREIRDRHGRLRARAEPSPGPQVLDPRVAFLITDILKDPDARTLGFGAWSPLRLDRPAAVKTGTSSDWRDNWTIGYTPDWAVGVWIGNVDRTPLREVSGVTGAAPIWHAVMELLHRGRPARDFPVPEGVHRMTVCALSGKLPTPDCPQTREEWFIEGTEPKEADDLYRRWRIDRRTGGLAGPDTPPEAVEERVMIMWPPRAWKWAQENGFPLPPQAEQGEAKGAGGLRWVSPPAGAIYRRAPSLPPEAQRLLVELHWTGGRVPRSVRVEIDGQPWMEWTSPPYRAWWLLIPGAHVFQATAELEEGEVIPAPPLRIEVR is encoded by the coding sequence ATGGGCGCACATCAGGAGCGCAGGCGGCGCAGGAGGGCCCTCCTTTTCCTGGTTCTCGGGTTCGCCGGGATCGGGGGGCTGTTGCGGCTCTGGATCGGCCCGCTCCCGGATCCCGAAGGGCTCCTCGGGCGCGCCCCTGCGCCCGGGGTGCGGATCCTCGATCGCCACGGCCGGCTCCTGTATGAGATCGCCCCACCCCATCAGGGACGCCACACCTGGGTTCCCCTCTCCCGCATCCCCCGGGCCTGTGTGCAGGCCACGCTGGCGACGGAGGACGCCCGTTTCTATGAGCACCCCGGGGTGGATCCCATCGCCATCCTGCGCGCCCTTTGGATGAACCTGCGGGGGGAGGGCTCCCCGAGCGGGGCCAGCACCATTCCCCAGCAGATCGCCCGCGCGCTGCTCCTGGAACCGGACGAGCGAACCGCGCGCACCCTGCGGCGGAAAGTCCGGGAAGCTCTGCTGGCCCTGGAGCTCAGCCGACGCTACGGAAAGGATGAACTGCTGGAGATTTACCTGAACACGGTTTTCTACGGACACTTCGCCTACGGCCTGGAGGCTGCAGCCCGAACTTACTTCGGCAAGCACGCGGGGGAGCTGGACACCGCGGAGTGCGCATTGCTGGCCGGCCTGCCGCAAGCGCCCAGCCGGTATGATCCCCTCACCCGGCCGGAGGCCGCAGAGGAGCGCCGGCAGCAGGTGCTCCGCCTGATGGTTCGGCATGGCTTCCTCTCCCCGGAGGAGGCGGCCATCGCCGCCGCGGAGCGTTTGCGCTTCGCCAGCGTCCCTTTCCCCATCCACGCCCCTCATTTCGTGATGGCGATCCGCGAAGCGCTGGTGGCGCAGTTCGGCGAAGAGGCCATGTTCCAAGAGGGCCTGGTCGTCACCACCACCCTGGATCTGGCGTGGAACGAGGCCATCACCGGGATCCTGCGCCATCATCTCGCGGAGATCAACCGCCCCCGTCCGGATCGCCCGGGCGCGGGGGCCCGCAACGGGGCCGTTGTGGTTCTGGACCCGCAGACCGGGGAGGTCCTGGCCTGGGTGGGCAGCCCGGACTATTTCGATGCGACGATCAGCGGGGCGGTGGATGGCGTCCGAATCCCCCGTCAGCCCGGCTCCGCCCTCAAGCCCTTCACTTACGCCCTGGCCTTTGATCCGCGCAGCGGCCCTCTGCTTACCCCTGCTTCTCTTCTCTGGGATCTGCCGCAGACCTTCATCACCGCCGAGGGCGAAGGCTACCAGCCGATCAATTACGACCGGCGCTACCATGGGCCGGTCTCCGCCCGGGTCGCCCTGGCCTCCTCCCTGAACGTGCCCGCCGTCGCCGTGCTGGAGCAGGTCGGGGTTCCCCGCCTCCTGGATCTTCTGGATCGTCTGGGGGTTCAGCTCCCCGGCCCTCCCACCCGCTATGGGCTCTCCCTGACCCTGGGAGGCGGGGAGGTGCGATTGCTGGATCTTACGGCGGCGTATGCCGCGCTGGCCAGCGGCGGACGCCGGGTGACGCCCATCCTGATCCGCGAGATCCGGGATCGCCATGGGCGGTTGCGCGCTCGCGCGGAGCCGAGCCCAGGCCCCCAGGTCCTGGATCCACGAGTTGCTTTCCTGATCACGGATATCCTGAAAGACCCGGATGCGCGGACGCTGGGGTTCGGGGCCTGGAGCCCCCTGCGGCTGGACCGGCCGGCCGCCGTGAAGACGGGAACCAGCAGCGACTGGCGGGACAACTGGACCATCGGCTACACCCCGGACTGGGCGGTGGGTGTCTGGATCGGGAACGTGGATCGGACGCCCTTGCGGGAGGTTTCGGGGGTGACAGGCGCCGCTCCCATCTGGCACGCCGTGATGGAGCTCCTCCATCGCGGCCGGCCGGCTCGGGATTTCCCCGTCCCGGAGGGGGTGCACCGGATGACCGTTTGCGCCCTTTCCGGCAAGCTTCCGACACCGGATTGTCCCCAGACCCGGGAGGAATGGTTCATCGAGGGCACCGAGCCGAAGGAGGCCGATGATCTGTATCGCCGGTGGCGGATCGATCGTCGGACCGGGGGCCTGGCGGGCCCGGACACGCCTCCCGAGGCGGTGGAGGAGCGGGTGATGATCATGTGGCCGCCACGGGCCTGGAAATGGGCTCAGGAAAACGGGTTTCCGCTACCTCCTCAGGCGGAGCAGGGAGAAGCGAAGGGGGCAGGCGGCTTGCGCTGGGTCTCCCCGCCTGCGGGGGCGATCTATCGACGGGCTCCCTCCTTGCCTCCGGAGGCTCAGCGCCTCCTGGTGGAGCTCCACTGGACCGGAGGGAGGGTCCCCCGATCCGTGCGAGTGGAGATCGACGGGCAGCCGTGGATGGAGTGGACGAGCCCGCCCTATCGGGCTTGGTGGCTCCTCATCCCCGGAGCCCACGTCTTTCAAGCGACGGCTGAGCTGGAGGAAGGGGAGGTCATCCCGGCGCCTCCCCTGCGGATCGAAGTCCGCTAA
- the coaE gene encoding dephospho-CoA kinase (Dephospho-CoA kinase (CoaE) performs the final step in coenzyme A biosynthesis.) translates to MGKRPLWIGLTGNIACGKSTVARMLAEMGAYVIDADAIAHEVIRKGTPAYEAILRRFGPGILRADGEIDRRRLGEIVFRDPAALRDLEAIVHPAVLAEIQQRVLACPDAPAIVIEAIKLIESGFARACDSLWVVTCPEPEQVRRLMEDRGLTEEEARMRIRAQPPQEEKVRQADVVIDNSGDLEATRRQVEAAWRRWVQERSSAPEEAS, encoded by the coding sequence ATGGGGAAGCGTCCGCTCTGGATCGGCCTCACGGGGAACATCGCCTGCGGGAAGAGCACGGTGGCCCGCATGCTGGCGGAGATGGGGGCGTATGTCATCGACGCCGACGCCATCGCCCACGAGGTGATCCGCAAGGGCACCCCCGCCTACGAGGCCATCCTGCGCCGGTTCGGGCCGGGGATCCTAAGGGCGGATGGAGAGATCGACCGCCGGCGTCTGGGGGAGATCGTCTTCCGCGATCCGGCGGCGCTGCGGGATCTGGAGGCCATCGTCCACCCGGCGGTGCTCGCGGAGATCCAGCAGCGCGTCCTCGCCTGCCCGGACGCCCCGGCCATCGTCATCGAGGCCATCAAGTTGATCGAGTCCGGGTTCGCCCGGGCCTGCGACAGCCTGTGGGTGGTCACCTGCCCGGAGCCCGAGCAGGTCCGCCGGCTTATGGAGGATCGGGGGCTCACCGAGGAGGAAGCCCGGATGCGGATCCGGGCCCAGCCCCCTCAAGAAGAAAAGGTCCGTCAGGCCGACGTGGTCATCGACAACAGCGGGGACCTGGAGGCCACGCGCCGGCAGGTGGAGGCCGCATGGCGGCGATGGGTGCAGGAGCGGTCATCCGCTCCGGAGGAGGCCTCCTGA